Proteins encoded in a region of the Ferrimicrobium sp. genome:
- a CDS encoding helix-turn-helix domain-containing protein, whose product MTHTTPSIDQTLSEPRSQSPVGILLDIDEAATALRISRSRLFQLVGSGELQSVKLGRRRLFRRSDLEAFASGLATTPIANRSRGSVSGTRR is encoded by the coding sequence ATGACACACACCACACCCAGTATTGATCAGACCCTATCCGAACCTCGTTCCCAATCACCTGTTGGCATCTTGCTTGACATCGATGAGGCAGCAACCGCATTGCGGATCAGCCGCTCTCGTCTGTTTCAGCTCGTTGGCTCTGGTGAGCTTCAATCGGTGAAGTTAGGCCGGAGACGATTGTTTCGACGAAGCGACTTGGAAGCCTTTGCTTCCGGCCTTGCGACGACTCCTATCGCCAACCGTTCCCGAGGAAGCGTCTCGGGAACGAGGAGATAG